The proteins below are encoded in one region of Pygocentrus nattereri isolate fPygNat1 chromosome 13, fPygNat1.pri, whole genome shotgun sequence:
- the znf281b gene encoding zinc finger protein 281b isoform X1, which yields MSIIQDKLGNEFLRNGGMDPNFPTSMIMFSHLPPVTSFTRLTSQPMVTDLPQEMILKKERDSPEHGGGFLHSMGIKQEKVNELDYRLPLYGTSLGVGAGGKSTDMLDISTGNHQNMLLQDISLSNQYSGRLGKDPKDSTHRRGRRTNGDGLEGKGRRKRGDSTKSLMLDGEGGPLSPSSKPHICEHCNAAFRSSYHLRRHVLIHTGERPFRCSQCNMSFIQKYLLQRHEKIHSGEKPFSCDQCNMRFIQKYHMERHKRTHSGEKPYKCDTCQQYFSRTDRLLKHKRTCGEAIKKGLDPGMLDLGEEDLGHGSYLHSQGNASAPPRKRGKSKSSGEGGERRRKKAAGAGVGQMLGLQDYAVDIPTGSGTSSSGVGDLTNTSMQNQHIRTPKLVFKKGGRKGGDKNLLSMDEASSSSGLHEQKLLAPKSMDLPGAESMDSLGLLQSSTGSKQGGTSSNYDDAMQFLKKRRYLHAANSGGGGHDYGSAHLVPQQTVIQGGLGEPTLALLDTSPLVSVDSKHDKSGIPDEVLQSLLDHYSHKSDGSHHDVTFDLSDQHHVELHPASTTPELGADGNASNGSGDKSGVMNEYSKFLLQTLERTSHSGSFALGPTGPFPTLLSSSSSPASSLFPDKHVYTSSPLECSFGQTVNSPLAPSSSSALPKSHFSMLVGSPSPSHASPSSQQGFHLSSLEPPSHQQLTPSQELTEQLDKPHSPPYPLTTQELTNGSGQKEQVKNSNATSNGSSGTNGTGNNSSASSVYPLASAPDLAALEPSKEVEMRSTYQIENFAQAFGSQFKSGRRTPLAYSADPQVGVREVDHRISRTPVSEFSGYTSLLADVSEPASSGTKTPTSQSYR from the exons ATGAGTATTATCCAGGACAAGCTAGGCAATGAGTTTCTGCGTAACGGCGGTATGGATCCCAACTTCCCCACCAGCATGATCATGTTCAGCCATTTACCTCCAGTTACCAGCTTTACACGGCTCACTTCCCAGCCAATGGTGACAGACCTGCCACAGGAGATGATCCTGAAGAAGGAGAGGGATTCGCCAGAGCATGGCGGTGGCTTTCTCCACAGCATGGGTATAAAACAAGAGAAAGTGAATGAACTGGACTACCGCCTCCCACTGTATGGAACCAGCCTAGGAGTAGGAGCAGGAGGAAAAAGTACAGATATGCTGGACATTTCAACTGGCAACCACCAGAACATGCTTCTACAAGACATCAGCCTTAGTAAT CAGTACTCTGGAAGATTAGGAAAAGACCCAAAAGACTCCACGCATAGAAGAGGAAGGAGGACAAATGGAGATGGACTAGAGGGCAAAGGCAGAAGAAAGCGGGGGGATTCTACAAAG TCACTGATGCTGGATGGAGAAGGAGGGCCCCTCTCTCCTAGCTCTAAACCGCATATATGTGAACACTGCAATGCTGCCTTCCGTAGCTCATACCACCTGCGGAGACATGTGCTTATCCACACAG GTGAGAGGCCTTTCAGGTGCAGTCAGTGTAACATGAGCTTCATCCAGAAATATTTGCTGCAGAGACATGAGAAAATTCACAGTG GGGAAAAGCCATTCAGCTGTGATCAGTGTAATATGCGCTTCATTCAGAAGTACCACATGGAGCGTCACAAGAGGACACATAGTGGAGAAAAGCCATATAAATGTGATACCTGCCAACAG TATTTCTCTCGTACGGATCGTTTATTGAAGCACAAGAGAACCTGTGGAGAAGCCATAAAGAAGGGTCTGGATCCAGGGATGCTGGACCTTGGAGAGGAGGACCTGGGACACGGCAGCTACTTACACTCTCAGGGAAATGCCAGTGCGCCACCACGTAAGAGGGGTAAATCCAAGAGCAGCGGGGAGGGGGGAGAACGCCGTAGGAAAAAGGCGGCAGGAGCTGGGGTTGGACAGATGCTTGGCCTGCAGGACTATGCTGTTGACATCCCGACTGGCTCTGGCACGTCCTCTTCAGGTGTTGGGGACCTGACCAACACCAGCATGCAGAACCAGCACATTCGCACTCCCAAGCTTGTCTTTAAAAAAGGTGGGCGCAAGGGTGGAGACAAGAATCTGTTGTCTATGGATGAAGCTAGCTCCAGCTCAGGTCTCCATGAGCAGAAGCTGCTGGCTCCCAAGTCCATGGACCTGCCTGGTGCAGAAAGTATGGACAGTCTGGGACTTCTCCAGAGTTCCACAGGGTCAAAGCAGGGTGGGACCAGCAGCAACTATGATGATGCCATGCAGTTCCTGAAGAAGAGAAGGTACTTGCATGCTGCCAACAGCGGTGGTGGTGGTCATGACTATGGATCTGCCCACCTAGTGCCTCAGCAGACTGTCATCCAGGGTGGTTTAGGAGAGCCCACATTGGCTTTGTTGGACACCTCCCCTCTAGTCAGTGTTGATAGCAAGCATGACAAGTCTGGCATCCCAGATGAGGTACTGCAGAGCTTACTGGACCACTACTCCCACAAATCTGATGGTTCCCATCACGATGTGACCTTTGACCTCTCAGACCAGCATCACGTGGAGCTGCACCCTGCCTCCACCACTCCGGAGCTGGGAGCGGATGGTAACGCCTCAAATGGTTCCGGGGACAAGAGCGGGGTAATGAACGAGTACTCAAAGTTCCTCCTGCAGACGCTGGAGAGAACCAGCCACAGTGGCAGCTTTGCTCTAGGTCCCACTGGTCCCTTCCCCACTCTGCTGTCGTCCAGCAGCAGCCCAGCCAGCAGCCTCTTCCCCGACAAACACGTCTACACTTCTTCCCCACTGGAGTGTAGTTTCGGGCAGACCGTCAATTCGCCTCTTGCTCCTTCGTCCTCCTCGGCTCTACCAAAGTCCCACTTCAGCATGCTGGTGGGCTCCCCCTCACCCTCCCATGCCTCACCCTCCTCCCAGCAGGGCTTTCATCTGAGCAGCCTTGAGCCCCCTTCCCACCAGCAGCTTACCCCATCTCAAGAGCTCACTGAACAGCTAGACAAACCACACTCACCTCCCTACCCACTCACCACCCAGGAACTCACCAATGGTAGTGGGCAAAAAGAGCAGGTAAAGAATAGCAACGCCACGTCCAACGGCAGCAGTGGCACAAACGGCACTGGCAACAACTCTTCCGCCAGTTCCGTCTACCCCCTGGCGTCGGCTCCTGACCTGGCAGCCTTGGAGCCCTCCAAGGAAGTGGAAATGCGTTCCACATACCAGATCGAGAACTTCGCCCAGGCCTTCGGTTCCCAGTTCAAATCTGGTCGCAGGACCCCCCTGGCTTACAGTGCTGACCCCCAGGTAGGGGTCAGAGAGGTCGACCACCGAATATCGCGGACTCCCGTGTCGGAATTCTCAGGGTATACtagtctgttagctgacgttaGCGAGCCGGCTAGCTCAGGAACCAAAACCCCCACAAGCCAAAGCTACAGGTAA
- the znf281b gene encoding zinc finger protein 281b isoform X2, with protein MSIIQDKLGNEFLRNGGMDPNFPTSMIMFSHLPPVTSFTRLTSQPMVTDLPQEMILKKERDSPEHGGGFLHSMGIKQEKVNELDYRLPLYGTSLGVGAGGKSTDMLDISTGNHQNMLLQDISLSNYSGRLGKDPKDSTHRRGRRTNGDGLEGKGRRKRGDSTKSLMLDGEGGPLSPSSKPHICEHCNAAFRSSYHLRRHVLIHTGERPFRCSQCNMSFIQKYLLQRHEKIHSGEKPFSCDQCNMRFIQKYHMERHKRTHSGEKPYKCDTCQQYFSRTDRLLKHKRTCGEAIKKGLDPGMLDLGEEDLGHGSYLHSQGNASAPPRKRGKSKSSGEGGERRRKKAAGAGVGQMLGLQDYAVDIPTGSGTSSSGVGDLTNTSMQNQHIRTPKLVFKKGGRKGGDKNLLSMDEASSSSGLHEQKLLAPKSMDLPGAESMDSLGLLQSSTGSKQGGTSSNYDDAMQFLKKRRYLHAANSGGGGHDYGSAHLVPQQTVIQGGLGEPTLALLDTSPLVSVDSKHDKSGIPDEVLQSLLDHYSHKSDGSHHDVTFDLSDQHHVELHPASTTPELGADGNASNGSGDKSGVMNEYSKFLLQTLERTSHSGSFALGPTGPFPTLLSSSSSPASSLFPDKHVYTSSPLECSFGQTVNSPLAPSSSSALPKSHFSMLVGSPSPSHASPSSQQGFHLSSLEPPSHQQLTPSQELTEQLDKPHSPPYPLTTQELTNGSGQKEQVKNSNATSNGSSGTNGTGNNSSASSVYPLASAPDLAALEPSKEVEMRSTYQIENFAQAFGSQFKSGRRTPLAYSADPQVGVREVDHRISRTPVSEFSGYTSLLADVSEPASSGTKTPTSQSYR; from the exons ATGAGTATTATCCAGGACAAGCTAGGCAATGAGTTTCTGCGTAACGGCGGTATGGATCCCAACTTCCCCACCAGCATGATCATGTTCAGCCATTTACCTCCAGTTACCAGCTTTACACGGCTCACTTCCCAGCCAATGGTGACAGACCTGCCACAGGAGATGATCCTGAAGAAGGAGAGGGATTCGCCAGAGCATGGCGGTGGCTTTCTCCACAGCATGGGTATAAAACAAGAGAAAGTGAATGAACTGGACTACCGCCTCCCACTGTATGGAACCAGCCTAGGAGTAGGAGCAGGAGGAAAAAGTACAGATATGCTGGACATTTCAACTGGCAACCACCAGAACATGCTTCTACAAGACATCAGCCTTAGTAAT TACTCTGGAAGATTAGGAAAAGACCCAAAAGACTCCACGCATAGAAGAGGAAGGAGGACAAATGGAGATGGACTAGAGGGCAAAGGCAGAAGAAAGCGGGGGGATTCTACAAAG TCACTGATGCTGGATGGAGAAGGAGGGCCCCTCTCTCCTAGCTCTAAACCGCATATATGTGAACACTGCAATGCTGCCTTCCGTAGCTCATACCACCTGCGGAGACATGTGCTTATCCACACAG GTGAGAGGCCTTTCAGGTGCAGTCAGTGTAACATGAGCTTCATCCAGAAATATTTGCTGCAGAGACATGAGAAAATTCACAGTG GGGAAAAGCCATTCAGCTGTGATCAGTGTAATATGCGCTTCATTCAGAAGTACCACATGGAGCGTCACAAGAGGACACATAGTGGAGAAAAGCCATATAAATGTGATACCTGCCAACAG TATTTCTCTCGTACGGATCGTTTATTGAAGCACAAGAGAACCTGTGGAGAAGCCATAAAGAAGGGTCTGGATCCAGGGATGCTGGACCTTGGAGAGGAGGACCTGGGACACGGCAGCTACTTACACTCTCAGGGAAATGCCAGTGCGCCACCACGTAAGAGGGGTAAATCCAAGAGCAGCGGGGAGGGGGGAGAACGCCGTAGGAAAAAGGCGGCAGGAGCTGGGGTTGGACAGATGCTTGGCCTGCAGGACTATGCTGTTGACATCCCGACTGGCTCTGGCACGTCCTCTTCAGGTGTTGGGGACCTGACCAACACCAGCATGCAGAACCAGCACATTCGCACTCCCAAGCTTGTCTTTAAAAAAGGTGGGCGCAAGGGTGGAGACAAGAATCTGTTGTCTATGGATGAAGCTAGCTCCAGCTCAGGTCTCCATGAGCAGAAGCTGCTGGCTCCCAAGTCCATGGACCTGCCTGGTGCAGAAAGTATGGACAGTCTGGGACTTCTCCAGAGTTCCACAGGGTCAAAGCAGGGTGGGACCAGCAGCAACTATGATGATGCCATGCAGTTCCTGAAGAAGAGAAGGTACTTGCATGCTGCCAACAGCGGTGGTGGTGGTCATGACTATGGATCTGCCCACCTAGTGCCTCAGCAGACTGTCATCCAGGGTGGTTTAGGAGAGCCCACATTGGCTTTGTTGGACACCTCCCCTCTAGTCAGTGTTGATAGCAAGCATGACAAGTCTGGCATCCCAGATGAGGTACTGCAGAGCTTACTGGACCACTACTCCCACAAATCTGATGGTTCCCATCACGATGTGACCTTTGACCTCTCAGACCAGCATCACGTGGAGCTGCACCCTGCCTCCACCACTCCGGAGCTGGGAGCGGATGGTAACGCCTCAAATGGTTCCGGGGACAAGAGCGGGGTAATGAACGAGTACTCAAAGTTCCTCCTGCAGACGCTGGAGAGAACCAGCCACAGTGGCAGCTTTGCTCTAGGTCCCACTGGTCCCTTCCCCACTCTGCTGTCGTCCAGCAGCAGCCCAGCCAGCAGCCTCTTCCCCGACAAACACGTCTACACTTCTTCCCCACTGGAGTGTAGTTTCGGGCAGACCGTCAATTCGCCTCTTGCTCCTTCGTCCTCCTCGGCTCTACCAAAGTCCCACTTCAGCATGCTGGTGGGCTCCCCCTCACCCTCCCATGCCTCACCCTCCTCCCAGCAGGGCTTTCATCTGAGCAGCCTTGAGCCCCCTTCCCACCAGCAGCTTACCCCATCTCAAGAGCTCACTGAACAGCTAGACAAACCACACTCACCTCCCTACCCACTCACCACCCAGGAACTCACCAATGGTAGTGGGCAAAAAGAGCAGGTAAAGAATAGCAACGCCACGTCCAACGGCAGCAGTGGCACAAACGGCACTGGCAACAACTCTTCCGCCAGTTCCGTCTACCCCCTGGCGTCGGCTCCTGACCTGGCAGCCTTGGAGCCCTCCAAGGAAGTGGAAATGCGTTCCACATACCAGATCGAGAACTTCGCCCAGGCCTTCGGTTCCCAGTTCAAATCTGGTCGCAGGACCCCCCTGGCTTACAGTGCTGACCCCCAGGTAGGGGTCAGAGAGGTCGACCACCGAATATCGCGGACTCCCGTGTCGGAATTCTCAGGGTATACtagtctgttagctgacgttaGCGAGCCGGCTAGCTCAGGAACCAAAACCCCCACAAGCCAAAGCTACAGGTAA